From the Arvicola amphibius chromosome 2, mArvAmp1.2, whole genome shotgun sequence genome, one window contains:
- the Gkn1 gene encoding gastrokine-1 has protein sequence MGVEEGKEGVAGGGAGLKERAGCWQNLNLVMPLAHCVENCRFLGPGVTLSSKTPPLCHHGRHMAAIPRFHPKPETDEYDVHSSLVISIYSKNLKVSNEYHMLFVGLLGLLVVPGLPYNINISNDNNRDGSGQQSVSINNEHNVANVDNNNGWDSWNSLWDYENSFAATRLFAKKSCIVHKMNTKVMPSLQDLGTLAKEQKGKGPEGASPKELMYSINPTRVEDLSTFGTKIAGMCQGIPTYVAEEIPVLNQPFYSKKCYTANILWILQMSFCGTSEEMY, from the exons ATGGgtgtggaagaggggaaggagggagtggcAGGAGGTGGTGCTGGCCTGAAGGAAAGGGCCGGATGCTGGCAAAACCTAAATCTCGTAATGCCTCTGGCTCACTGTGTAGAGAACTGTAGGTTCTTG GGTCCTGGGGTCACACTGTCATCCAAGACTCCCCCATTGTGTCACCATGGCCGGCATATGGCAGCAATTCCCAGGTTCCACCCCAAACCAGAAACGGATGAGTATGATGTACACTCTAGCTTGGTCATCTCTATCTACTCAAAGAATTTAAAGGTGTCTAATGAGTATCAT ATGCTCTTCGTCGGCCTGCTCGGGCTCCTGGTAGTTCCTGGTCTTCCTTAC aatatCAACATCAGCAATGACAACAACAGAGACGGAAGTGGTCAGCAGTCTGTGAGCATCAACAATGAGCACAACGTGGCCAACGTCGACAATAATAACGGCTGGGactcctggaattccctctgggACTATGAAAAT AGTTTTGCTGCAACCAGACTCTTCGCCAAGAAATCATGCATTGTGCACAAAATGAACACGAAGGTCATGCCCTCTCTTCAAGACCTTGGCACGCTGGCCAAGGAGCAAAAG GGTAAAGGGCCTGAAGGAGCATCCCCCAAGGAACTGATGTACTCTATCAACCCCACCAGAGTGGAGGACCTGAGTACATTTGGGACAAAGATTGCTGGCATGTGCCAGGGCATCCCAACCTATGTAGCCGAGGAGATTCCAG TACTAAACCAGCCTTTCTACTCAAAGAAGTGCTACACTGCCAACATACTCTGGATTCTGCAGATGTCCTTCTGTGGAACATCAGAGGAAATGTATTAG